CCGCCGCCAATACGAACCAGGCTGAAAACTACCTGGGCACAGAAGTGAACGCCGAAATTGGCTACAAGCTCTTCGACAACATGACCGCCAGCGTACAGGGCGCCTACATGTTCCTGGGCGACTACTTCGATGAGGCAGGCGATCTCGACGATCCCTACCAAACCCGTATCATGCTGAACTATGCATTTTAAGTAATGCCCCGTACCGGGAGGAACAGCGCTTCCTCCCGGTGCTTTGATTTTAGCCGTTTGACTTTACCATACTGTCTGGTTAACTAAGAGAACAGAAAGTTCAAACTATCCATCCGGAGGTAAACCATGAAAAAGATGGCCGTATTGCTGATGGCAGCATTTATGATGTCGGCTACCGTGCCGGTTCTTGCAGCCGAAATGACGAAGGAAGAGAAGGACATGTGTCTTCTGGCGTCCAAGAACTGCGGCATGGAGGTCGATACTCTCCAGAAGAAGATCAAGAAGCTCAACGCCGAGATCAAGAAGGGTAAGAAGGTTTACTCCGCCGACGAGATCAAGAAGCTCCAGCAGAAGCTGGACGAGGCCAACGAACTGCTTGACGCCATCCTCAAGGGTGGCGGTAACTAATCCTTTTCGCACTAGAAACACCCCGAGGGGAGAGGCGACTCTCCCCTCTTTTCGTTTCGTCGTTGCATCCGCTCAGACGGCGACTAAAGCTTTGACATGGTAGAGGCGGTTTGCAATAATCCCTCGCTGGAAAGTAAGTGCCCATGGACCCAACCGTAAAAAACTGGATAGCCACATCGAACTACGATTTGCGCACTGCCGAGGCCATGCTTAAGGCGGGACGGTATTTGTATGTGGTATTCATGTGCCATCTGTCTCTCGAAAAAATGTTTAAGGCAGTCCTGGCAGCTTCTTTTCCCGATTCCATTCCTCCCAAAATTCATAGCCTTGCCAGCCTGTACAAGAGAGCCGGACTGGTTATGCCTGAGCAATTCATGGATTTTGTCGAACAACTCGACAATGTAAGCATCGTCACCAGGTATCCGGAAGACCTCAGATCACTTTCCAGGGAGTTCAACCAGGCAAAAGCCGGGGAAGTGCTCCGAGAGACGAGAAAGTTACTGAAATGGCTCAAGCAATCGATATCAGAGAAATCGTAGAGCATTACCTGCAGAACCTTGCCGCGCTGGGAGTACCCGTTCAGAAGGCATTTATCTTCGGATCGCAGGCATCAGGCCGCGCAGACGAAGACAGCGATATTGATCTCGCTGTAATTTCGCCATACTTTGAGCGAATGGGACTGTGGGATAAAGCAAAAGTACTGGGAAGAGCAACCCGCGACATCCCCTGCCCCATGGATATTCTGGGCTACTCGCCCTCCCAGTTGAAAAAGGTCCGTCCCGGGACGCTGTTGGACGAGATCGTCAAAAACGGCATCGAGATCCGTTAAGCCCGGAGCATGGTACCCTCATACTCCCCGGCCATTACTTTACAGATGTGAATCTCAACGAAACACCCGTTAGGAGCAACGATGAAACGACTTTCCCTTCTCTGCGCAGTTCTGCTTGTGGCCCTCTCAACGGCCTCAACTCTTCTTGCGGCCCAGATCAGGGTCTACGTGTCGGAATTCGCCATTACCGGCGCCGCCAACAAGGATGAATTGAAGTCAACGCTGCAGACGCTGTTCGCCTCGCGCCTGAGCAATGATTCGGTGCTTTCCGTGGATTCGCCCGTGGGAGCCGATGTACTGGTTAAGGGAAGCTACATCGCCTTCGGCAAGATTTTCAGCCTCGACGCAGTGGCCAGGGATGCAAGCGGCCGGGTCATCGCCCGCTCGTTCCAGCAGGGTGAAAGCCAGGATGAGTTGATTCCCGCGGCGGGCAAGCTGGGGCAGGCCATGGCGGCAGAGATCGCCGAAAAGATTAAACCGGGGGTGGTCATGGTACCGCAGCCGGTTGCAGCGCCGGTGGCGGTTCCTGTATCGGATGTGGTGCGCCCTTCAGCTCCGCAGGCAGCGTCCGATGTGATCAAGGCCTCCACCACAAGCGATATCGTGAAACCGCAGAATCTGACCCAAACCGCCTCCGGCGGCTGGATGAGCCAAAGGCTGACGGGCACCCTCATCGGCATTGCCGCCGGCAAAAAAGCGGATGACGGCGCCCGGGATTTCTACATTGCCGACGAACAAGCCCTGCGCCTCTATCGCAAGGGCGACGCCCTTAAGCTGGTGGCAGAAGTCTCCTTCTCCCCCCGCGAGCGGGTGATCGGGGTGGATTCCGCCGACCTTGACGGAGACGGGACGCCGGAAGCCTACGTTACCATCATGGATGGTGAGTCGCTCTCCTCCCAGGTGTGGGTTGCGGAAAAGAACTCCCTCAAGCGGATTGCGGCCAAGCTCCCCTATTATTTCCGGGGAATCGCCCTGGAAGGCGCCAACTACACGATCTACGCCCAGCAGATGAGCACCGATGCCGATTACTACGGCGACGTGTATGAACTGGTCAGAAACGGCGACCGCTTTGAACTGAAAAACCCCATCAAGCTCCCACGATTCGGTTACCTCTACAACTTCAACCGGTTCCGCGACGCTTCGGGCAGCAGTTATACCGCAGTCATCAATGAAGACGGCTATCTCATCATCTATTCCGCGGCCGGCGAGGAACTGTGGCGCAGCGCCGACAAATTCGGCGGCTCCGAGACGTATTTCAAGCGCGAAGACCTGTCCAAAGTCATAGTTACCGGAGATCCGTTCCGCTGGATTTTTATGGAGCAACGGATCACCGTTTCACCGACTGGCGAGCTGATCGTACCTAAAAATGAAGGGATGTTCGTCGTCGGCAACAACCGCGCCTACAAGAAGAGCAGCCTCTACGCCTTTTCCTGGAACGGTTCGTCCCTGGACGAAGTCTGGCACACCAAGCAAAGCCAGAACTACCTCGCCGACTATGTGTATGAGCCTGGCGCCAAGGAAATCGTGGCCCTCGAAGTCGTGAAGAAAGAGGGGCTCCTCAACAAGGGAACCAGCATCGTAACGGTAAAGCGGCTGGAATAGCGTAAATGGCTTTTTCCGCTGCCTGATTGTAAGGGGGTACTCGCGTGCCCCCTTTTTCGTCTGTCCCTGCGGATATAATTGATTGACATCGGACCGCTATACTGTTAGGATTTTTCGCGTTTTGCGCGCTTTTTCACTATCTTCCACAACACCTTACAGAGATTACCGTTGACAGATCCCGTTTCCATAGAAGCACCCCTTCCCAAGGGGGTAACCGACTTTCTCCCCGAGAAGGCCGACAAGATCGGCTACATCGAGGGTAAGATCCGCGGGGTATTCGAGCTCTGGGGCTTCCGGCGCATCATCACCCCGCTGCTGGAGTTCCAGGACGTTATGGCCATCGGCCTCGGCGAGGACCTCCGGGAAAAGACCTTCCGTTTTGATGACCGGCAGACCGGCAAGCTCCTGGCCATCCCTTCGGACATCACCCCCCAGGTGGCCCGTATCGTCGCAACCCGCATGCGGAACTGCCCCCTCCCCCTCCGTCTCTACTATCTTGGCCGGGTGCTTCGCCACGTGGAGCTCCAGTCGGGCCGAAGCCGCGAGATGTTCCAGGCCGGAGTCGAACTGATCGGTCTCGACTCACCCGAAGCCGACGCCGAAATGGTGGCAATGGCAGTGGAGATCCTCAAGGGCCTCGGTTTTGATGAATTCAAGGTCGATCTGGGCCATGTGGGCTTCATCCGCGGGGTCATGGCGGCTGCGGGACTTGGCGACGATTCGCACCGGCGGCTCCAGGAGGCGATCGGCAAGAAGGATTCCTCGGCGGTCAAGGCTATTCTCGAAACCGAGCCCATCGCAGACCGGGTCAAGGAAGAGCTTGCCGCACTGCCCCGGTTGTTCGGCGGGCGCGAAATCCTGGCCGAGGCTCAAAAGGTCGCTACCAGCGATTCTTCACGCAAAGCCCTGGACAACATCGCCCAGGTACTGGACATTCTCGATATTCACGGCGTTTCCGGCCACCTGACCCTTGACCTGGGTGAGGTTCGCGGGCTCGATTACCACAGCGGGCTCACGTTCGAGGGATTTGTTACCGGGATCGGCGAAGCGGTCTGCAGCGGCGGCCGGTATGACAACCTGACCCGGCGCTATGGCTATCCGGCCCCTGCAACAGGCTTCGCGTTCAACATCCTCGCTCTCCTGAACGCCCTTGAGAAACGCCCGGACGTTGAAGCGAGCAAAACCCGCGACATCCTCATCTTCAATCTCAAGGACGACCGCCGGGAAGCTCTTGAAATTGCCCAGAATCTCAGGGCACGGGGTTACTCCACCGCCCGCGACATCATCCACAGAAATTTCGATGATTCACTGGACTACGCGCGGCGGATGAACATACGCAGAATGATGGTTATCGGCGGCGATTATTGCGCCTCCGATGAAGTCTACATAGTACGGGTTGCGGACAGGAAGGGAACGGCCGTCAAAATAACCGCCCTTGCCGCAAGCGATTTTTCACTAAATATCCTTCCCTGACAAGGAGAAGACAATGGCAAACGTAGTAGTAGTTGGCGCCCAATGGGGCGATGAAGGAAAAGGCAAGGTCGTCGATATCTACACCGAACATGCGGATGATGTTGTTCGTTACCAGGGTGGAAACAATGCCGGCCACACCCTCGTGGTAAACGGCGAAAAAACCGTACTCCACCTCATACCGTCGGGAATTCTCCACAAGGGAAAGCGCTGCATCATCGGCAACGGCGTGGTGCTCGACCCGGAAGTTTTCATCATGGAGATCAACCGGTTAAAGGAAAAGGGACGCCTCCAGGACGACAGCGCCCTGCTGGTCAGCGAGTCGGTTCACATCATCATGCCGTACCACAAGATGATCGACATCGCCCGTGAAGCCAAGAGCGGCGACAAGAAGATCGGCACCACCGGCCGCGGCATCGGCCCCACCTATGAGGACAAGATCGGCCGGAGAGGCATCCGCCTCATGGACCTGCTCGATCCCGTGGTTTTTGCCCGCAAGCTCCGGGAGAACCTCGAAGAAAAGAATTTCATCCTCGAGAAGATGCTCGGCGAAGCCCCCATGTCTTACGACGAGATTTATGCCGCCTACAGCGGCTACGCGGAAACCCTGCGCAAATATGTCGCCAACACCTCGCTAATCCTCAGCAAGGATATCAAGGCCGGGAAAAAGCTCCTTTTTGAAGGTGCCCAGGGGACTCTTCTCGACGTGGATCACGGGACCTATCCGTTCGTCACTTCGTCCTCCACCTGCTCCGGCGGCTCTTGCACCGGCTCCGGCGTGAGCCCCAGGGACATCCACGAGATCATCGGCATCTCCAAGGCCTATGTTACGCGGGTAGGCAGCGGCCCCTTCCCCACCGAACTCCTCGACGACGACGGCGAAAAGCTTCGCCAGACCGGCGGCGAATTCGGCGCCACCACCGGCCGGCCACGGCGCTGCGGATGGTTCGACGCCATGGTGGTCCGGTTTGCAGTGCAGGTAAACGGCCTTACCGGCATAGCGCTCACCAAACTGGATGTGCTGAACGACTTCGACACCATCAAGGTTTGCACCGGCTACACCTACGAGGGAAAACCCCTTGAGGATCTGCCGGCCAACCTTGCGATATTCGAGAAATGTCAGCCTGTCTACGAAGAGATTCCCGGATGGAAGAGCGACATCAGGGGAGCACGCCGCTTTGAGGATCTGCCGGAGAAAGCGCGGCAGTATGTGAAACGGCTTGAAGAGCTGGTAGGATGCCCCATCGTCCTCGTCTCAGTCGGTCCGGGCCGCGACGAAACGATAACCATCCGAAACCCGTTCGCATAAAAAAGTTCAGCTTTTTTGTTTTTTATCTTGACGCATAAAGCCAAGTCTGATAAAAATCATTTTCTCTTGCGAGCCGCTAGCTCAGCTGGTAGAGCACCTGACTTTTAATCAGGTGGTCGTTGGTTCGATCCCAACGCGGCTCACCATTTAAAAACAAGAAACCCGGTCAGTTTTCTGACCGGGTTTCTTTTCCCCTCGTCCCCTTCGTCTAGCCCGGCCCAGGACACCGCCCTTTCACGGCGGCGACGCCGGTTCAAATCCGGCAGGGGACGCCAAACAGAAAAGCCCTTCCGCAATGAGCGGAAGGGCTTTTTCTTATTCCTTGACCAATTGAAGCCGGCGTCACGTCAGGCAAACTGATTGTAATAACCCTTTACCTTGACGAGATACTCGCGGGTTTCACGGGGGAGGAGATGTGGTTTCCTGTCGACATTGCCGGGCCCCCAGTTGTAAGCGGCAAGGGCCTTGTCGATGTTTCCGTCATAGCGGCGCAGAAGATCCTTGAGAAACCTGGTCCCGGCCATGACGTTCTGCTCGGGGTCAAAGGAGTCGGTAACCCCAAGGCCACGGGCAGTGGCCGGCATGAGCTGCATGAGTCCCCTGGCGCCAACGGGGGAGACGGCATTGGGATTGAAATTGCTCTCCGCCTTTATCACCGCCTTGATGAGTCCCACCTCGACACCATAACGGCGCGATGCGCGGCTGACTACGTCATCGAGCCAGTTATCGCTGTTCAACTCCGCACTAGGCACGGAGGATGAGTCGGAAATTTCCTGAGTTGACGAACCGGACGTCTCGGCCTGCATCGGAACGGGTTCCTTGCCATTTTCGGCAAAGCTTTTAAGCATGAGCTCCACCGCCCGCCCCGTTGCCGGCGGGCTGTCAACACCGTCGACATCGCCGATGCTGAAAGCGCTCCGCATCATGTCAAGACGCATCAATTCCGCTGCGGCGGCAACGGAAGCACGCACCCACTTCGCGGTTTGCGGCTGTACCCCCCCGGCAGCGAGCAGCTCGTCAAAAACGAGGCCGGTGCCGGATTCACGGGAAGAGCTCCGATCAGCCGGGGCGTTGGCGGATTCAGGAGCCGCCGGACGATTGATTAGGGTGTCGATCAACATGCCTACACCTTATGCAAAAGGTGTGGCAATTGTATCGAGTCTCCTCTTTTTTAATTTTTCGATGAGGGTGGTTCGCTTGAGATTCAGAAGCAGCGCGGCTTCTTTCTTGTTGCCGCCGGTCTTCTTGAGCGCCTGAAGGATGAGGTTGTTTTCGAACTCTTCCACCACGGTATTGAGACAAATGCCTGAATCCGGAAGGGTAACACTTTCCGCTGCGGGGGCTATGGTAATGCCGGAAAATTTTTCGGGGAGGTCATTGACGCCGATGGAACCGAATCCCTTGAGGATAACAAGACGCTCCACCAGGTTTTCCAGCTCGCGCACGTTGCCGGGCCAGTCGTAATGGGCAAGGAGTTCCATGGCGTCGGAATCAATCCCCTTGACCTTGCTCTTCTTGTTGCGGTTGAAGCGCTCCAGGAATGAGTTGACCAGAAGCGGGATATCTTCACGGCGCTCCCGGAGCGGCGGAATGAAGATGGGTATGACCGAGAGGCGGTAATAGAGATCTTCACGGAACTGCTTGGTGGCAACGAGTTTTTCCAGGTTCTGATTGGTGGCTGCAATAATCCGTACGTCAATCTTCTTGGGACGGGTGGCGCCAACCGGCTCCAGTTCGCGATTCTGAAGCACGCGGAGGAGCTTTACCTGGAGGTTAAGCTTCATGTCGCCGATTTCATCAAGGAAAAGCGTGCCGCGGTCTGCCATTTCGAAACGGCCGATCCTATTTGCCACAGCGCCGGTAAAAGAGCCCTTCACATGGCCGAACAGCTCGCTTTCGAGAAGTTCGTCCGGAATGGCGGCACAGTTGACCGGGACAAAGTTGCGGGTTTTACGGGTGCTCAGATCATGAACCGCACGGGCCACCAGCTCTTTCCCCGTCCCCGACTCCCCCTGGATGAGGACCGTGGAATCGGATTCGGCTACTTTCTCGATCAACTCAAAAAGAGAAAGCATTTTCGAGCTTTCGCCGATGATATTGGGGATGAGAGCACGGTTTTTGATGGCCGGTTTGGTCCGGTAGGTCTGGCTCTGGAGCGACTGGTGCTCAAGCCCCCTCTTCACATGGGTCTCGAGCTCATCCAGATTGAAAGGTTTTTCCAGGTAGAAGAACACTCCCGCTTTCAGGAGATTTGAAGCCATTTCATAGTTGCCGAAAGCACTATAGGCTATGATGACGGTGCCGGGTCGCATGGCTTTCAGTTTTTTGACGAACTCGAGACCGTTCACCCGAGGCATCATCAAGTCTGTTATAACGAGATGAACCTCCTCGGTCTCCAGCTTGTCGAGGGCATCCTGACCATCACAGGCCTGCACCACCTCGTACCCTTTGTACTTAAGGAAAGCCGCAACAAAATCGCGAGTTTTTTTATCGTCGTCGGCAATGAGCAATCGTGGCGTATCCATGGGTTCCTCGACAAGGGAATGGGTATATGGGAGCTGGTTTTCTTGACGCCCCACACTAGTCATAATCCTGACAAAAGTCAACAAAATGACGAGCGCCAAAAAAATATTTTGCGACAGAACCCTTTGAAACGGCTCTCACTTTTCGGCTCTTTCCACCCCCCAAGGGCACAAGCGCCTCACCAGCGCCGGCCTCCCCAAGTGTCAATTTTTTCAGCAAGCTGTAAACCATCGGGAATCCAGTAAAAAAATTCCTAAAATTTTCGGCTCTTAAGCCGATAGGTATAAATACGCAAGTCTTGCTATTTATTAGGATACTCAAAAAAGGCCCATAACCGGAGTAAGAGAACACTCTTTGCATATAGATACGGCATACTTGGCCGCAAGGAAAAAAATCCCCCCGATAATTCGGAATAAATCCGGAGGAAGAAAATTATGGAAACCGCCCTTCAGACCAAAGTTGAAGAATCGAGGAACGAACTGATCCAGCTCGTGAGTTTCAAGCTGGAGCAGGAGGAATACGGGGTGAACGTACTCAAGGTACGTGAAATTATCCGCATGCCGAGCATCACCCGCGTCCCCAACACGCCCCACTATATTGAGGGTGTCATCAACCTGCGGGGCAAGGTGATCCCCATCATCTCCATGCGCAAGCGCTTCAATCTCCCGGAGGGGGAAACCAGCAACCAGACCAGGATCATGGTTATAGATATGGAAGGCGAGCTGATGGGGTTCGTGGTCGATGCGGTCTCCGAGGTGATAAGAATATCCGAGAGCGAGATACAGCCGCCGCCGGCTGTGGTGAACAGCGCCATTGAGCAGGAGTGTCTGGCCGGCGTAATCAACCAGACCGATCGGCTCCTCTTCTTCCTGAACCTGGAAAAACTAGTCTCCCGTGAAGAGCGGCAGCTTTTCAGCGGTATAATGTGACACGTACGGCAATGCCGAGAATTAAATTTGAAATGCTCCACATTTCATCTACGCTCGCGAGGAACAGCACATGGCGATAGAGTGCGAAGACCAAGAACTTCTTGAAGGTTTTTTGACCGAAACGTTTGAGTTACTCGAAAAACTCGACGACGACCTGGTTGCCCTGGAGAAAGCTCCTGCGGACACGGAGCTCATGAACAGCATCTTCCGGTCGATTCATACGGTTAAGGGAGCATCGAGCTTCCTGGGCTTTGAGCTCCTCGTGAAAGTAACCCACAAGACAGAGGACGTCCTGAACCGCATGCGTCGCGGCGAGCTTGAGGTGACGCCTGAAATCATGGATGTGATTCTGGAGGCGGTTGACCTGGTGAAGCTCCTGGTGAGCGACATCAAGGGTGGCGACATCGTCGAGCGAGAGATCGACGAGACCATCGGCAAACTCCTCCCCTTCCTCTCGGAAAACGCCAAGGAAGCAACCGTACTGAAGCAATCGCCCCCCGCGGCAGCAACCACTCCGCCCGTGGTGGATGAAACACCGCCGGCGCCCCAGGAGCCCCTGGAAACCCATACACAGGAAAGCGTGGAAACGGCTGCTCAACCCGCGCCAGAGCCCGCCCCAACCCCTGACACGGCACCGGTCAAGGCCCCAGAGGCGCCACCCCGCGCCAAAACTGCCCCGCCCCCTGCACCCAGGGATGACAAGAAGGGCGACGACCTGTCCGACAACTCCACGGTCCGGGTTGATGTGAAGCGGCTTGACGATCTTATGAACCAGGTGGGGGAGCTGGTCCTGGAACGCAACCGGATGATGCAGCTCAACACCGACTTCCAGGGGGGCGATGACACCATCTTCGGCGAAGAGTTCAGCAAACTCTCCAAGCGTATCAGCTTCGTCACCTCGGAACTCCAGATGCAGGTTCTCAAGATGCGGATGATCCCGGTGGAAAAGGTGTTCAAGAAGTTTCCACGCATCGTACGCAACATGGCCAGGGATCTGGGCAAAGATGTGGACCTGGTGATCCTTGGCGAGGAGACGGAACTGGACAGGTCGGTGGTGGACGAAATCGGCGATCCGCTGATACACCTGATTCGCAATGCCATGGATCACGGTCTGGAGACCCCCGACGAACGGGTTGCAGCAGGCAAGCCCCGCAAGGGGACCCTTATCCTCTCGGCAGCCCACGAGGGGAACCAGATCGTCATCAGCATCAAGGATGACGGCAAGGGAATAAACACCGATGTCGTTGCCAGAAAAGCCAAGGAGAAAGGGTTGGTGACCGACGAGCAGCTTGCCGCCATGGGGCAGCGCGAGCTTATGGATCTGATTTTCCTCCCCGGCTTCTCCACCAAGGAAAAGGCCACCGACCTCTCGGGGCGTGGCGTCGGCATGGACGTGGTCCGGACCAATATTAAAAAGCTGAACGGCATCATCGACATCCGCAGCGAGCTTGGGCAGGGGTCGGAGTTCATCCTGAAGCTTCCCCTCACCCTGGCCATCATCCAGTCGCTTCTGGTGGAGGTGGAGGATGAAACCTACTCGCTCCCCCTGGCGGCAGTAATGGAGACGCTTCGGGTGGACGAGCGGGAATTTCACACCATTGGCGACCAGGAGGTGCTGAAGCTGCGCGATTCGGTGCTCCCGCTGATGCGGCTGCAGAAAATTTTCAATGTGGCGCCGAGTTCGAAAAGCCGGACCGCCTGCTACGTGGTCGTGGTGGGTGTGGCGGAAAAGCGCGTCGGGCTTGTGGTTTCGCGGCTTCTGGGACAGCAGGAGGTGGCGATCAAGTCCCTCGGCAAGTACCTGGCAAATCTCCCCGGCATTGCCGGCTCCACCATACTCGGTGACGGGCGGGTAACGCTCATCATTGACCCGGCGGGACTTCTTGAAAACAGCGACGGAGGCGGAAGCGGCCGCATGGCGGCCTGACCCGGCATTAAAGACACAAACCAGCGTGATAAAGGAACACTCGTGACACTCTCCGACAAGGATTTCGAATTCTTCAGGGACTTCATTTACAATCACTGCGGAATGTACTTTCATTCAAGCAAGAAGTATTTCCTGGAAAGCCGCCTTTCCCGCCGCCTTGAGGCGACCAACGCACCCAGTCTCATTGCGTATATGGGAATGTTGAAGGATACCCGGACCAAATCCGACGAAATGCTGAAGCTTCTGGATGAAATCACCACCAACGAGACCTGCTTCTTTCGCAACCCTCCCCAGTTGAAGGCCCTGGAAAATGTTTTTCTCCCCGAAGTCGTGGCGACCAAGGGGAAAATAGGCTTCCGCAAACTCAGGATATGGAGCGCCGGCTCGTCATCGGGCGAAGAGGCCTACACCATGGCCATGCTTCTCCTGGAAAAACGCACTTCGATTCTTAAGGACTGGATCATAGAGATCGTGGGAACCGATATCAGCGAAACGATCCTGGCCCAGGCGCGGGATGGGGTCTACACCGCTTACTCGGTACGCAACACCCCGGATTTCTACAAGAAAAAATACTTCCGCGAAGAGGCCGGCGGACGTTTTGTCCTCTCGCCCGACGTGAAGAAACTGGTAACCTTCAGCCATCTGAACCTCTACGAAGACGCAAAAATGGTCTTCATGAAGAGCTTCGACTTCATCTTCTGCGCCAACGTCCTCATCTACTTCGACCTGGCGTCCAAAACCAAGGTGGTTCAGCACTATTACAACAACCTTCAGCCCTACGGCTACTTCTTCGTGGGGCAGTCCGAATCCCTGCACGGCGTAAACGACAAGTTCAAAACGGTCCATTTCCCCGGCGGATTTGCGTACAAAAAGTGAAAGGCGGAACGGATAGCGTGGAACAATCAAGTAAAATGGAAAAAGCTGCCGCTCTGATCCGGGGGATGACCGATCTCCCCACAATCCCCGCCGTAGCCACCCAGGTTCTTTCGCTCCTGGATCAGCCAGAGGTGGAGATAGACCAGGTGGCGGAACTCCTTCTCACCGACCAGGTCATGGCTGCGCGAGTACTGAAGATGGTCAACTCTCCGCTCTACCGGCCGGCCACCGTTATCACGTCCCTCAAAGGTGCCCTGGTCTACCTGGGGCTTCGGCACATCAGGGAATTCATCCTCACCTGCGCCTTTATCCAGAGTTTCGAGGGAAAAGACGGGGTTATCGGTGTGAAACCGTTCTGGGAGCACTCCTTCGGCGTCGGCATCGTGGCGCGCCTGATCGCCGCGAAGGTGGGATACCACGATACCGAAAAGGCCTACATC
The nucleotide sequence above comes from Geobacter benzoatilyticus. Encoded proteins:
- a CDS encoding chemotaxis protein CheA, with the protein product MAIECEDQELLEGFLTETFELLEKLDDDLVALEKAPADTELMNSIFRSIHTVKGASSFLGFELLVKVTHKTEDVLNRMRRGELEVTPEIMDVILEAVDLVKLLVSDIKGGDIVEREIDETIGKLLPFLSENAKEATVLKQSPPAAATTPPVVDETPPAPQEPLETHTQESVETAAQPAPEPAPTPDTAPVKAPEAPPRAKTAPPPAPRDDKKGDDLSDNSTVRVDVKRLDDLMNQVGELVLERNRMMQLNTDFQGGDDTIFGEEFSKLSKRISFVTSELQMQVLKMRMIPVEKVFKKFPRIVRNMARDLGKDVDLVILGEETELDRSVVDEIGDPLIHLIRNAMDHGLETPDERVAAGKPRKGTLILSAAHEGNQIVISIKDDGKGINTDVVARKAKEKGLVTDEQLAAMGQRELMDLIFLPGFSTKEKATDLSGRGVGMDVVRTNIKKLNGIIDIRSELGQGSEFILKLPLTLAIIQSLLVEVEDETYSLPLAAVMETLRVDEREFHTIGDQEVLKLRDSVLPLMRLQKIFNVAPSSKSRTACYVVVVGVAEKRVGLVVSRLLGQQEVAIKSLGKYLANLPGIAGSTILGDGRVTLIIDPAGLLENSDGGGSGRMAA
- a CDS encoding CheR family methyltransferase, producing MTLSDKDFEFFRDFIYNHCGMYFHSSKKYFLESRLSRRLEATNAPSLIAYMGMLKDTRTKSDEMLKLLDEITTNETCFFRNPPQLKALENVFLPEVVATKGKIGFRKLRIWSAGSSSGEEAYTMAMLLLEKRTSILKDWIIEIVGTDISETILAQARDGVYTAYSVRNTPDFYKKKYFREEAGGRFVLSPDVKKLVTFSHLNLYEDAKMVFMKSFDFIFCANVLIYFDLASKTKVVQHYYNNLQPYGYFFVGQSESLHGVNDKFKTVHFPGGFAYKK